CGAAGCGGGCGGCCCACCGGCCGGTACCGGTTGCGGTGGCTACGTAGTCGGCCAGACGGTGAAGCTGCTGAAGGAGCACCACCTGCTCGACGAAACCGACGTCGTGATCTTCGACGTGCTCGGCGACGTGGTGTGCGGCGGCTTCGCTGCCCCGCTGCAGCACGCCGACCGCGCGCTGGTGGTGACCGCCAACGACTTCGATTCCATCTTCGCGATGAACCGCATCGTCGCCGCCATCCAGGCCAAGTCGAAGAACTACAAGGTGAGGCTGGGCGGCGTCATCGCCAATCGCAGCAACGCCACCGACCAGATCGACCGCTTCAACGAGCGGGTCGGCCTGAAGACCATGGCGCAGTTTCCCGACCTCGACGTGATCCGCCGCAGCCGGCTCAAGAAAGCCACGCTGTTCGAGATGGATCCGACGGTCGAGGTCGAGGCGGTGCAGCACGAATACCTGCGGCTGGCCGCCTCGCTATGGGCCGGCACCGATCCGCTGGAATGCGCGCCGATGAAGGACCGCGACATTTTCGACCTGCTGGGATTCGACTGATCATGGACAGCTCCTACCTCGAACGCCGTGGCGAGATCGCCACCTATTTCGACCGCACCGCGGTGGACGCTTGGAAGCGACTCACCTCGGACGCACCGGTAGGCCGCATCCGCGCCACCGTGCGCGCCGGCCGCGATCGCATGCGCGCCACGCTGCTCGACTGGCTGCCCGACGATCTGAGCGGCTGCCGCCTGCTCGACGCCGGCTGCGGCACCGGCGCGCTGGCGGTCGAGGCGGCGCGCCGCGGCGCCCATGTGGTGGCGATCGACCTGTCGCCGACCCTGATCGGACTGGCGCGCGAACGCATGCCACACGGCCTGGCCGGCCACATCGACTTCCGCTCGGGCGACATGCTGGACCCCGCGCTCGGCCACTTCGACCACGTGGTGGCGATGGATTCGCTCATCCACTACCGTCCGCGCGATGCCGTGCGGGTGCTGTCGGGCCTGGCCGCGCGCACCGCCGCCTCGCTCATGTTCACCTTTCCGCCCAGCACGCGCGCACTCGATGCGATGCACTTCGTCGGTCGCTTCTTCCCGCGCGGCAACCGCGCGCCGGCGATCGAACCGGTACGCGAAGCGGTGCTCGGCCGGCTGATCGCCGAGGAGGACGGCCTGCGCGCGATGGCACCCCTGCGCAGCGAACGCGTCGCCAGCGGCTTCTACACCTCGCAGGCGATGGAACTGGTGCGCACATGAACGCACCGCGCAGAGGGCTCGGCCTGCCCGCACTGAACGCCCGCGCCGCACGGCTGTGGACCGGTGTCGGCACGCGCTTCCTGCCCTTTGCCGACGCCGCCAGCGAGGCGCTGCCGCTTGGCCGCCTGCTGCGCCTGTCGCTGTTCCAGGTGTCGGTCGGCATGGCTACCGTGCTGCTCATCGGCACGCTGAACCGGGTCATGATCGTCGAGATGGGCATGGCGGCCTGGCTGGTCGCCGCGATGGTGGCGCTGCCGCTGCTGTTCTCGCCCTTTCGCGCCCTGCTCGGCTACCGCTCGGACACCCACCGCTCGGCGCTCGGCTGGCGCCGCGTGCCCTATCTGTGGATGGGCACGCTGGTGCAGTTCGGCGGACTGGCCATCATGCCTTTCTCGCTCATCCTGCTGTCCGGCGATACGCGTGGCCCCGAATGGGTGGGTCAGGCCGGTGCCGCGCTGGCCTTCCTGATGGTCGGCGCCGGCATGCAGACGGTACAGACCGCTGGCCTCGCGCTCGCCACCGATCTCGCGCCGCCGGCGGCACGGCCGCGCGTGGTGGCGCTGATGTACCTGATGCTGCTGGCCGGCATGGTGGGCAGCGGCGTCGCATTCGGTCTGCTGCTCGCGGACTTCTCGCAGCTGCGGCTGATCCAGGTGATCCAGGGATCGGCCCTGGTGACCATGGCGCTGAACATCGCCGCGCTGTGGAAGCAGGAGGCGCGCAGCGCGCGCAGCACCGACGCGCCGCGCCAGCCCTTCCGCGCGATATGGCAGCAGTTCTCGACGCACGCGCGTGCCACCCGCTACCTGCTGGCGCTCGGCCTGGGCAGCGCCGCCTTCAGCATGCAGGACATCATTCTCGAACCGTATGGCGCCGAGGTACTGGGCATGGGCGTCGGCGCCACCACCGCACTGACCGCGCTGATGGCCTGCGGCGCGCTGGCCGCCTTCGCCTTCGCGGCACGCACGCTGGCGCGTGGCGTCGATGCCTGCCGCGTCGCCGCCTTCGGCGCGCTGATCGGCATCGTCGCCTTCTCGACCGTCGTGTTCGCCGAGCCGCTGCAGTCGACCGCGCTGTTCCGCGGCGGCGTCGGCCTGATCGGCTTCGGCGGCGGACTGTTTTCGGTCGGCATGCTGACCGCCGCAATGGGCCTCGACAGCGGCGGCATGAACGGGCTGGCGCTCGGCGCATGGGGTGCGGTGCACGCCTGCAGCACCGGCCTGGCGATCGCCCTCGGCGGGGCGCTGCGCGACCTCGTGTCGACGCTGGCAACCGCCGGCGCGCTCGGCCCGGCACTCGCCTCGCCGGCCACCGGCTACAGCTTCGTCTATCACTGCGAAATCTATCTGCTGTTCGCCAGCCTGGTCGCACTCGGACCACTGGTGCGCAGCGCCCCGCGCGCGCCGGTCCCGGCCAGCGCGAAGTTCGGACTGGCCGATTTCCCCGGCTGAACATCCATCACACAGGAGAATGACCATGGAAACCGGCGCCATCACCCAGTACTTCGACGTCGCACAGATCGTGCTGTACGTCTTCTGGATATTCTTCGCAGGGCTGATCTACCACCTGCACCAGGAGAGCAAGCGCGAGGGCTA
The window above is part of the Methyloversatilis discipulorum genome. Proteins encoded here:
- the bchM gene encoding magnesium protoporphyrin IX methyltransferase, translated to MDSSYLERRGEIATYFDRTAVDAWKRLTSDAPVGRIRATVRAGRDRMRATLLDWLPDDLSGCRLLDAGCGTGALAVEAARRGAHVVAIDLSPTLIGLARERMPHGLAGHIDFRSGDMLDPALGHFDHVVAMDSLIHYRPRDAVRVLSGLAARTAASLMFTFPPSTRALDAMHFVGRFFPRGNRAPAIEPVREAVLGRLIAEEDGLRAMAPLRSERVASGFYTSQAMELVRT
- a CDS encoding BCD family MFS transporter translates to MNAPRRGLGLPALNARAARLWTGVGTRFLPFADAASEALPLGRLLRLSLFQVSVGMATVLLIGTLNRVMIVEMGMAAWLVAAMVALPLLFSPFRALLGYRSDTHRSALGWRRVPYLWMGTLVQFGGLAIMPFSLILLSGDTRGPEWVGQAGAALAFLMVGAGMQTVQTAGLALATDLAPPAARPRVVALMYLMLLAGMVGSGVAFGLLLADFSQLRLIQVIQGSALVTMALNIAALWKQEARSARSTDAPRQPFRAIWQQFSTHARATRYLLALGLGSAAFSMQDIILEPYGAEVLGMGVGATTALTALMACGALAAFAFAARTLARGVDACRVAAFGALIGIVAFSTVVFAEPLQSTALFRGGVGLIGFGGGLFSVGMLTAAMGLDSGGMNGLALGAWGAVHACSTGLAIALGGALRDLVSTLATAGALGPALASPATGYSFVYHCEIYLLFASLVALGPLVRSAPRAPVPASAKFGLADFPG